The following is a genomic window from Spirosoma foliorum.
ATAGAGTAAGAAAAATTCTATTTTAAGGAAAAATACCCTATCGAATGAGTTCTCGAGCTATCACTAATTTTTGGATTTCAGATGTACCCTCGTAAATCTGTGTGATTTTAGCATCGCGCATTAATCGCTCTACATGGAATTCTTTTACGTAGCCATAGCCTCCATGAATCTGTACGGCTTCGGTGGTGGCCCACATAGCTATTTCTGAGGCAAATAGCTTGGCCATAGCCGCGGCCTGGATATAGTCTTTATGCTCATCTTTAAGCCGGGCGGCCTTATACACCAGTAAGCGAGCGGCCTCAATTTTGGTTGCCATTTCGGCTAATTTGAATTGAATAGCCTGATGTTCAAAGATTTGCTTACCAAACGATTTTCGTTCCTGACTATATTTCAGGGCTAACTCATAGGCCCCAGCAGCAATACCCAGGGCTTGGGCGGCAATACCTATCCGGCCTCCGTTCAGGGTCGACATGGCAAACTTGAAACCGAAACCGTCCTCCCCGATACGATTTTCTTTAGGTATTTTTACATCGGTAAACAACAAGGAATGCGTATCGGAGGCCCTGATCCCCATTTTATCTTCTTTTTTGCCAACGACAAAGCCGGGGGTACCTTTCTCGACAATCAGGCAATTGATACCCCGATGTTTTTTCTCCCGGTCCGTTTGGGCGATGACTAGGCAAATGCCGGATGAGTTACCATTCGTAATCCAGTTTTTAGTCCCGTTTACCAAATAATAATCCCCTTTATCTTCGGCGGTGGTGGCTTGTGAGGTAGCATCGGAGCCAGCTTCTGGTTCTGACAGGCAAAAAGCGCCTAAGGTTTCGCCTGTTGCCAGTCGGGTTAAATAGGTCTGTTTTTGCTCCTCGGTGCCAAATGCTTCGAGACCATAGCAAACCAGCGAGTTATTAACCGACATGATCACCGAAGCCGACGCATCGATCTTGGAAATTTCTTCCATGGCCAGCACATACGAAACCGTATCCATGCCGCCACCCCCATAATCGGGCGAAACCATCATGCCCAGAAAGCCCAGCTCGCCCATTTTTTTGACCTGTTCGGCTGGGAATCGGGCTTCATTGTCACGCTCGACAATGCCAGGTAATAACTCATTCTGGGCGAAATCGCGGGCAGCTTCCTTTACTGCCAGATGCTCTTCCGATAAATTAAAATTCAATCCCTGTAACTCCAGCGATGCCGTTGCCATCTGAATTGTGTTGTTTAAAAGGTTTGTTGTGAGTATTGATAGAACCGCACCGGCCTCTATTATGTAAGGAGATATATTTCACCTCAAAAATCATAATGGATCATAACGATCATAAACATCAGCGGTCTATGTGTAAATGTAATAAATTGTTGGATAATGGTATGCTTGCATACTATTTATTCGAACAATAAGGTAATTAACTCCGCCACACAAGCTGGTTTTGGGTCGCCTTTTACGTTGAAAATACATTCCGTAATAACCCGAAAGCCTTTGCTTTGAGCCTCTACGCTTTGCAATTGGACGCTCATCCGCAATCGGCTTCCAACGGGAACAGCATTGGTAAAACGAACTTTATTGGACCCATAGTTAATTCCCATCTTCACTGATTCAATTCGGTAGAGTTCAGCCATTAGCTTGGGGGCCAGTGATAACGTTAAGAATCCATGCGCAATAGGCATTTTATAGGGTGATAGTTTGGCCGCTCGTTCGGGGTCGGTATGAATCCACTGATGATCGCCGGTGGCTTCAGCAAAGAGATTGACCATTTCCTGCGTGATGGTCATGTACTCGGTTGTGCCGAGAGGTTGTCCAACGTGAGCCGAAAAGTCGGCCAGATTAGTGAAGGTTAGCATGGGTGTTCGGGTTTTTGCAACTTTGCTGGCTATGAGCGAGGCTACTGTTCAAACGTTTGAGCGCAAAGGCAAGTTGATGGCTTACCAAAAATTCGGAACGGGCCCGGCTGTTTTGCTGGCCTTCCATGGTTTTGGGCAAAGCCGCCTGGCTTTTACACCGTTAGAAGCATCGCTGGGTAATCAATTTACCATTTTTGCGATTGATTTATTTTTCCATGGCAAAAGTCAATACACGAGCGACGAGTTACTGACTAAATCAGTCTGGCAAGGGTTTATCGGTGCCTTTTTGCAGGAGCAGCACATCGACCGATTTTCGTTAATGGGCTTTAGTCTTGGTGGTCGTTTTGCTTTAGCGACTGTTGAGGGGTTTGCAGGTCGGCTTGATCAACTGTTCTTGCTGGCGCCTGATGGTATTACGCGAAGTCCGTGGTATCAGGTGGCTACAGGATCAAGTGTAGGAAGATGGCTGTTTCGTTATGTACTCCGGCATTTGTCGATGCTAACGGCCTTCGGTCATACGCTCACCCGGCTTGGCTTACTGAATCGAACGGTTATGCGCTTCGCCGAAATTTCGTTGGGTACTCCTGAGCAACGAGCATTAGTGTATAAAAGCTGGACTCAGTTTCGCCTGATTCAGCCAAATCTGACTGTTATCAGTAAGGTATTGAATGAATATAGGGTGCACGTACATTTTTTTACGGGTGCTTTCGACCGAATTGTTCCGGGCATCTACATTTTGCCTCTAACAAAACGCCTTCTTCACTACGAACTCACCGTTTTAAAAACAGGCCACAATCATTTAATTGAGTTGGCCGGAGAAGGGCTAAAAGTAAAAGAGTCAATGTATTAAGCACCGTATGGCGCGAGTATTTACTCGTGCCCATTCATAAACGCGAGCATATGCTCGCCATATTGAAAAGCACGGGTGAATACCCGCGCCAGAAGTATGTTATTTTAATGATCGCTGAATAACCTGCCACAGCCCCGCAATTGAGACGACAATTAAGCCAATAACCACAATTTGGGTCCAGGCACTTTGGTTCGGATTTTCCAGCAGCGTTTTGATCTCATGGGCTTCGTGACCAGACCAGATCGCCAATATGGTGCGGGGCGTCATGCCTAAAAAGCCGCCTAGTAGAATATTTTTGAGCTTTGCTCCCGATAGCGCAAACAGTAGGTTCGTCAGACCAAAAGGTAGAATAGGGGAGAGTTTCGCGAAAAAGATAACTTCTAACTCGTTGTTCAAAATCCGATCGAGTACCGATTGGGCTTTTGGATTTCGTCGAATAAAGGCCAGAAAACGCTCGTGATCGAGCCAACGGACGAGCAGGTTGATGAACAGAATTCCGCCGAAATTGATAACGAATAGGGGCAAAACAGCCTGCCAGCCGAGAAAATAGCCGAAAATCAGCGCTAACATGGTTGGGGGCGTTAAGCCTGCTGACGTAATGGCGCAGGTAATCGTAATACCTGCCCATTGCCAGGCCGTAAAACCGGCAATAGCAGCCTCATGAACTACGGCATAGTAGGTCAGTATAGAGGTAAATACAATTGGGGTTACCGATAAGGCGAGGCCAGCAAGGGCCGGGCCGGTAACCGATTTAGAAATAGTTAACTTCACACTGTATCAAACGGGGAAATGGGGATTGTGGTTTAAACCCTATCTATAGGCTCGGCTCTACATTGTATTCTTCGCTACCTTTGATCATGAAATTCGGAACCAAAGCCATCCATGCCGGTATTGAGCCGGACCCTACTACGGGTGCCATTATGACGCCCATTTATCAAACGTCGACTTACGTTCAGGAGTCACCGGGTAAGCACAAAGGCTACGAATACGCCCGTACGCAAAATCCAACGCGTACGGTGCTGCAAAATAACCTCGCAGCGCTCGAAAATGGCAAACACGGTATTTGTTATTCGTCGGGACTTGGCGCGACGGATGCGATTTTGAAACTATTTAAGCCCGGCGATGAAATCATTACCAGCAATGATTTATACGGCGGCACCTACCGAATTATGGTTCGGGTGTTTCAGGAATTTGGGCTGAAATTTAAATTCGTCGATCTATCGAATCCGGCTAATCTGGATGGACTGATTACGCCAGCAACCAAAATGGTCTGGATTGAAACCCCAACCAATCCGTTGCTTCGGCTAGTCGACATTGCGGCTATTGCGGCCATTACGAAACCACACAACATTAAGCTGGTAGTTGATAATACGTTTGCGTCGCCCTACCTGCAAAATCCGCTCGATCTGGGTGCTGATATTGTGATGCATTCCGTGACGAAATACCTGGGTGGCCATTCCGATACGGTTATGGGCGCTATTGTCCTGAACGATGACGAAACCGCTCAGAAACTAACTTTTATTCAAAATGCCTGCGGGGCCGTGCCGGGGCCGCAAGATTGTTTTCTGGTGCTTCGCGGTATAAAAACGCTGCACATTCGAATGCAGCGGCATTGTGAAAACGCAATGAAAGTAGCAACGTATTTACAACAGCATCCTAAAGTAAGCAAGGTTTATTATCCGGGTCTGGAGTCGCACATTGGCCATGAACTGGCGAAAAAACAAATGCGGGGTTTCGGGGGTATGTTGTCGTTTGAATTAAAAGGCGATTCAATGCCGGAAGCCGTGCGAGTCATGGAAAGCTTCGAGGTATTTTCCCTTGGCGAATCGCTGGGTGGTGTGGAGTCGCTTTGTACGCATCCGGCCAGCATGACCCACGCCAGCATTCCTAAAGAAGAACGGATTAAAAATGGCCTGAAAGACACGCTCATCCGGCTCAGCGTTGGTATTGAAGACGTTGAGGATTTGATTCAGGATCTGGAACAGGCCATTGGCTGAGATGGCAAAGTTTGAACTTTCTAAGCATGCACTTGAACAGATAGAACTGCGTAATTTAACTTTGGAAATGGTTGACTCAGTTCTATCTGCTCCCGATTCTATTTTCGAAGAGGGAGATGGTCAAAAAATTTATCAGGGTGTAGTTGAACGAGACACAAAAGACTATTTACTGCGAATTTTTGTTAATGGTACTAAAACCCCGAACTTAGTCAAGACAGTTTATCTCACCTCAAAAATCAAGAAATACGAATGAAAGTAAAGTATGATAAGGAAACAGATATTCTGTATATCAGTTTGAGCAATGAACCGATTGCCGAAAGTGATGAAGATAAGCCCGGTGTTATTTTAGATTACTCGGTATCTGGGGCATTGGTTGGTATAGAGCTACTGAACGCTTCCCAAAAAATGCCCAAGCCAACTAGTATTGAGATGGAATTGGCTTGATAAAAGCTTTATTTTATTAAACGGATGCGCTTCATTTTTACGCTAATTCTGGTTACGCTTCTAAAATCGGCGCTGGCTCAACTGCAGGATGGGTTTGTCCAGCGACAGGTGGCGCGAAATTTGAATCCTACCACGATCACCTTTTCGCCAGATGGGCGGTTGTTTGTGGTTGATAAAGACGGGAGCATCCGCGAAATTATCAACGATGTATTAGCCTCTGATCCATTTCTGACGCTGACCAATGTTGATACCTACAATGAGCGCGGTTTATCGGGCCTATGCTTCCACCCCGATTTCCCGCGAACGCCTTATCTTTACGTTTACTACACCGTAAAAGGGGCCGAGCACAACCGATTGAGCCGATTTACGGTAGTTAGTGGTGTTCCCGATCCGAAAAGTGAGAAAACTCTACTCGACTTCGACCCATTACTTGGGACAATTCACAATGCCGGTGTACTCCGATTTGGGCCTGATCGAAAGTTATACGTGGCCGTAGGGGAGGGCTCCAATGCCACAGCTGCCCAAAGTTTAAGCAGCCTATTAGGGAAAGTACTTCGATTGAATGATGATGGTAGCTTCCCCGCCGATAATCCGTTCGCGAATCAACTGGCGGCCCCGTACAAGGCTATTTACGCGCTGGGTTTTCGAAATCCATTTTCGATGGATATTAACCCTGTTTCCGGACAAATCCTGGTTGGTGATGTTGGTGGGGATTTGTTCGAAGAAATCGACGTGGTTCAAGCCGGAGGTAATTATGGCTGGCCGCTGATCGAAGGGCGTCGAACCAGTCAGGATGCACCCAGCAATTACGTAGACCCAATTTATGCCTACAATCACGATTCCGACTGTGCGGTAGCGGGTCTGGCGATTTATAATCCACCCACTGTTCGTTTTCCTGCTGAATACAAAGGACGAGCGTTTTTCGCTGATTACTGCGGAGGAACCATCAAGACATTGGACCCGGCAACCGGGCAGATAATCAACACATTCGTAACGGGAATTGATCGGCCTGTTGCACTGGCTACTAGTCCCGACGGATACCTTTATTACGTGGCTCGAGCTGGGCAGGGGGGAGGTGCTTTGGAAGATAACACCTCAAGCACGAACGGTTCGGTGTATAAAGTCTCATTTTTCGATTCGGGTTTACCGTATATCAGCCGCCAGTCGACAAGCGCCTTTGTTCCAGTGGGCGAAGCTGTCACGTTTGAAGTAGAAGCCGTTGGTCAGAAACCATTGATTTACACCTGGTATCGGAATGGAAAAGTAATCTCGGGGGCCAATCAAAGTCAGTATACACTAACTAGTCCTACTTTGGACGACAATGGAGCCACATTTAATTGTATTATTTCGAATGCGTTGGGGGCCGATAGTTCGGATGTTATGTCGTTACGCGTTGTACAAGCACAGCGGCCGATAGCCTCTATCAGCCAGCCCGTAAGCAATACAACGTACAAAGCGGGCGATCTGATTACATTCGCAGGCAGTGCGCTAAATGCCAGCCAGCAGCCATTAACAAATGCTAAGTTGACCTGGTGGATTAATTTTCATCACGAAGATCATACGCACCCCGCTCTTGACCCCGTTAGCGGCATTTCTACCGGCACATACAGAGTGCCTCGTGTGGGCGAAACCTCTACTGAAGTCTGGTATCGAATCCACTTGCTGGTTACCGATGTGTCGGGCCTTACCAACGAAACCTATGTTGATGTTAAACCTGAAATCGCTACGGTTACCATTGGGAGTAGTTTAACAGGTATTCGAATCTATCTGGAAGGGCAACCCCAGCAGGTTGATCTGACGTTTCAGTCCGTAGTTGGGATGCTTCGGAGCCTCGAAACCAAACCCTATCTGGCTACGTCCGACGGTTTCTATAAATTTCTGGGTTGGGGGAATAACCAAAATGCGCCCTTAATAACCTACGAAGTGCCATCGGGAAGCCCTAACCTGGCAATGA
Proteins encoded in this region:
- a CDS encoding acyl-CoA dehydrogenase, with the translated sequence MATASLELQGLNFNLSEEHLAVKEAARDFAQNELLPGIVERDNEARFPAEQVKKMGELGFLGMMVSPDYGGGGMDTVSYVLAMEEISKIDASASVIMSVNNSLVCYGLEAFGTEEQKQTYLTRLATGETLGAFCLSEPEAGSDATSQATTAEDKGDYYLVNGTKNWITNGNSSGICLVIAQTDREKKHRGINCLIVEKGTPGFVVGKKEDKMGIRASDTHSLLFTDVKIPKENRIGEDGFGFKFAMSTLNGGRIGIAAQALGIAAGAYELALKYSQERKSFGKQIFEHQAIQFKLAEMATKIEAARLLVYKAARLKDEHKDYIQAAAMAKLFASEIAMWATTEAVQIHGGYGYVKEFHVERLMRDAKITQIYEGTSEIQKLVIARELIR
- a CDS encoding MaoC family dehydratase, producing the protein MLTFTNLADFSAHVGQPLGTTEYMTITQEMVNLFAEATGDHQWIHTDPERAAKLSPYKMPIAHGFLTLSLAPKLMAELYRIESVKMGINYGSNKVRFTNAVPVGSRLRMSVQLQSVEAQSKGFRVITECIFNVKGDPKPACVAELITLLFE
- a CDS encoding alpha/beta fold hydrolase, which translates into the protein MSEATVQTFERKGKLMAYQKFGTGPAVLLAFHGFGQSRLAFTPLEASLGNQFTIFAIDLFFHGKSQYTSDELLTKSVWQGFIGAFLQEQHIDRFSLMGFSLGGRFALATVEGFAGRLDQLFLLAPDGITRSPWYQVATGSSVGRWLFRYVLRHLSMLTAFGHTLTRLGLLNRTVMRFAEISLGTPEQRALVYKSWTQFRLIQPNLTVISKVLNEYRVHVHFFTGAFDRIVPGIYILPLTKRLLHYELTVLKTGHNHLIELAGEGLKVKESMY
- a CDS encoding TVP38/TMEM64 family protein, whose protein sequence is MKLTISKSVTGPALAGLALSVTPIVFTSILTYYAVVHEAAIAGFTAWQWAGITITCAITSAGLTPPTMLALIFGYFLGWQAVLPLFVINFGGILFINLLVRWLDHERFLAFIRRNPKAQSVLDRILNNELEVIFFAKLSPILPFGLTNLLFALSGAKLKNILLGGFLGMTPRTILAIWSGHEAHEIKTLLENPNQSAWTQIVVIGLIVVSIAGLWQVIQRSLK
- a CDS encoding cystathionine gamma-synthase, whose protein sequence is MKFGTKAIHAGIEPDPTTGAIMTPIYQTSTYVQESPGKHKGYEYARTQNPTRTVLQNNLAALENGKHGICYSSGLGATDAILKLFKPGDEIITSNDLYGGTYRIMVRVFQEFGLKFKFVDLSNPANLDGLITPATKMVWIETPTNPLLRLVDIAAIAAITKPHNIKLVVDNTFASPYLQNPLDLGADIVMHSVTKYLGGHSDTVMGAIVLNDDETAQKLTFIQNACGAVPGPQDCFLVLRGIKTLHIRMQRHCENAMKVATYLQQHPKVSKVYYPGLESHIGHELAKKQMRGFGGMLSFELKGDSMPEAVRVMESFEVFSLGESLGGVESLCTHPASMTHASIPKEERIKNGLKDTLIRLSVGIEDVEDLIQDLEQAIG
- a CDS encoding DUF4258 domain-containing protein; its protein translation is MAKFELSKHALEQIELRNLTLEMVDSVLSAPDSIFEEGDGQKIYQGVVERDTKDYLLRIFVNGTKTPNLVKTVYLTSKIKKYE
- a CDS encoding DUF2283 domain-containing protein, producing the protein MKVKYDKETDILYISLSNEPIAESDEDKPGVILDYSVSGALVGIELLNASQKMPKPTSIEMELA
- a CDS encoding PQQ-dependent sugar dehydrogenase; the encoded protein is MRFIFTLILVTLLKSALAQLQDGFVQRQVARNLNPTTITFSPDGRLFVVDKDGSIREIINDVLASDPFLTLTNVDTYNERGLSGLCFHPDFPRTPYLYVYYTVKGAEHNRLSRFTVVSGVPDPKSEKTLLDFDPLLGTIHNAGVLRFGPDRKLYVAVGEGSNATAAQSLSSLLGKVLRLNDDGSFPADNPFANQLAAPYKAIYALGFRNPFSMDINPVSGQILVGDVGGDLFEEIDVVQAGGNYGWPLIEGRRTSQDAPSNYVDPIYAYNHDSDCAVAGLAIYNPPTVRFPAEYKGRAFFADYCGGTIKTLDPATGQIINTFVTGIDRPVALATSPDGYLYYVARAGQGGGALEDNTSSTNGSVYKVSFFDSGLPYISRQSTSAFVPVGEAVTFEVEAVGQKPLIYTWYRNGKVISGANQSQYTLTSPTLDDNGATFNCIISNALGADSSDVMSLRVVQAQRPIASISQPVSNTTYKAGDLITFAGSALNASQQPLTNAKLTWWINFHHEDHTHPALDPVSGISTGTYRVPRVGETSTEVWYRIHLLVTDVSGLTNETYVDVKPEIATVTIGSSLTGIRIYLEGQPQQVDLTFQSVVGMLRSLETKPYLATSDGFYKFLGWGNNQNAPLITYEVPSGSPNLAMNYEAITPPKGNGLLGEYYNNSSEITGTPTVTRVDNTIDFNWGEGSPSPLIGDDNFVTRWTGKVQAPLTDTYTFYTETDDGVRLWVDKKLLIDKWGLQPSSQWSGQASLVAGQVYDIQMDYLENAGYATARLFWGSDQFEKAIVSKPYLFSPQVITATTPEAEGGFIVFPSPAQDQATVRYTALMSGSAQLEVTDLLGRSIYERPIRFITGVNEYAISVADWPAGLYQIVVRPANQPALHRRLVVH